The proteins below come from a single Synechococcus sp. WH 8101 genomic window:
- a CDS encoding SIMPL domain-containing protein, with protein sequence MAGESETINNATGPSLPLWRRTPPLVLPMLVLSAGLVIAGAVAVKGIRTAADTITVTGASTERIRSDYADWTVVVTGNGGSQQAAYQNLQPDLQRTLTFLREQGLPDEALQLAVLESNSNPVRNRVTGALISTEWTARQPIRISSADVDRIAKVSRAIGSLIGDGVSLTIQPPAYTYTKLEGKRVDMLAKATADARKRAVAIARQAGSGIGAITKADTGTFQITVPNSTDMGSYGSYDTRTIDKDITAVMGVTFRVQ encoded by the coding sequence ATGGCGGGCGAATCAGAGACCATCAACAACGCAACAGGGCCATCGCTGCCGCTCTGGCGCCGGACGCCGCCGTTGGTGTTGCCGATGCTGGTGTTGAGCGCCGGGTTGGTGATCGCTGGAGCGGTCGCCGTGAAAGGGATCCGCACCGCCGCCGACACGATCACGGTGACCGGAGCCAGCACGGAACGCATCCGCAGCGACTATGCCGACTGGACCGTGGTGGTGACGGGCAATGGCGGCAGCCAGCAGGCCGCCTACCAGAATCTCCAGCCCGATTTGCAACGCACCCTCACCTTCCTGCGTGAGCAAGGCCTGCCCGACGAGGCACTGCAGCTCGCGGTGTTGGAGTCGAACAGCAACCCTGTGCGCAACCGGGTCACCGGTGCGCTGATCAGCACGGAGTGGACCGCCCGCCAACCGATCCGAATCAGCTCCGCCGATGTCGATCGGATCGCAAAGGTGTCTCGCGCCATCGGCAGCCTGATCGGCGACGGCGTCTCATTGACGATCCAACCACCGGCTTACACCTACACCAAACTGGAAGGGAAGCGAGTCGACATGCTCGCCAAGGCCACCGCCGATGCGCGCAAACGGGCCGTCGCCATTGCCCGCCAGGCCGGTTCGGGAATCGGCGCCATCACCAAGGCCGACACCGGCACCTTCCAGATCACCGTGCCCAATTCCACCGACATGGGCAGCTACGGCTCCTACGACACCCGCACGATCGACAAAGACATCACCGCCGTGATGGGTGTGACCTTCCGGGTGCAATAG
- a CDS encoding rhomboid family intramembrane serine protease — translation MLLPWILLGVAWLLELLEQLIGAGRWSLAMGPGTPWWTLFTAPFSHGGLGHLLTNSLVFVPLSYLVLIRGFKAYLAVWIGVILLEIPIWLLWPVGSHGLSGVIYGLLGYLLLIGWLERQPLALALSLTALLLYGSALPGLLPWLTPAGVSWIGHASGFAGGVVAALAVSRQQRRSSAKP, via the coding sequence GTGCTGCTGCCCTGGATCCTGTTGGGCGTGGCCTGGCTGCTGGAGTTGCTTGAGCAGCTGATCGGTGCAGGCCGCTGGTCTCTGGCCATGGGCCCCGGTACGCCCTGGTGGACGCTGTTCACTGCCCCCTTCAGCCACGGCGGCCTCGGGCATCTGCTGACCAACAGCCTGGTGTTTGTGCCCCTGAGCTATCTCGTGCTGATCCGAGGCTTCAAGGCCTACCTGGCCGTGTGGATCGGCGTGATCCTGTTGGAGATTCCGATCTGGCTGCTCTGGCCGGTCGGCAGCCATGGGCTGTCGGGGGTGATCTACGGACTCCTGGGCTATCTGCTGCTGATCGGCTGGCTGGAGCGACAACCCCTGGCCCTGGCCCTCAGCCTGACGGCGCTGCTGCTCTACGGCAGCGCTTTGCCGGGGCTGCTTCCCTGGCTGACGCCAGCGGGAGTGAGCTGGATCGGCCACGCCAGCGGCTTTGCAGGTGGGGTCGTCGCCGCGCTGGCGGTGTCACGCCAACAGCGCCGATCCTCCGCCAAGCCCTGA
- the nth gene encoding endonuclease III, with protein MNKQQRAQRILERLNEHYPEPPIPLDHCDPFTLLVAVLLSAQCTDRKVNEVTPALFAAAPTPKALAALEEAEILSFIRQLGLAKTKARHLKKLAHILVEVHGGEVPRSFEELEALPGVGHKTASVVMAQAFGVPAFPVDTHIHRLAQRWGLSKGLSVERTEADLKALFPKEAWNRLHLQIIFYGREHCTARGCDGTVCPLCRELYPKRRTPVTWRKP; from the coding sequence TTGAACAAGCAGCAGCGGGCCCAGCGCATTCTGGAGCGCCTGAACGAGCACTATCCGGAGCCGCCCATTCCTCTTGACCACTGCGATCCCTTCACCCTTCTGGTGGCGGTGCTGCTCAGCGCCCAATGCACCGATCGCAAAGTCAACGAGGTGACGCCGGCTCTTTTCGCCGCCGCACCCACCCCCAAGGCCCTCGCCGCCCTCGAGGAGGCCGAAATCCTGAGCTTCATCCGGCAGCTGGGCCTGGCGAAGACCAAGGCTCGCCATCTCAAAAAACTGGCCCACATCCTGGTGGAGGTCCATGGCGGCGAGGTGCCACGCAGCTTTGAAGAGCTGGAGGCCCTACCCGGCGTGGGCCATAAAACAGCCAGCGTGGTGATGGCCCAGGCCTTTGGCGTGCCCGCGTTCCCGGTCGACACCCACATTCACCGACTGGCCCAGCGCTGGGGCCTCAGCAAGGGACTGAGCGTGGAACGCACCGAAGCCGACCTGAAGGCCCTCTTTCCGAAGGAAGCCTGGAATCGCCTGCACCTGCAGATCATTTTTTATGGCCGGGAGCACTGCACGGCAAGGGGCTGCGACGGCACGGTGTGTCCGCTCTGCCGGGAGCTGTATCCCAAGCGCCGCACGCCGGTGACCTGGCGCAAGCCCTAG
- a CDS encoding high light inducible protein — MNRDQTLPNQASDKWFQDAAARAIHEEQLERVERFNGRAAMLGIVIGILTEALTGQGIVHQIGLGPLVDGYAACTTRFLPFCF; from the coding sequence ATGAACCGCGATCAAACCCTTCCGAACCAGGCCAGCGACAAGTGGTTTCAGGACGCCGCAGCCCGCGCCATCCATGAAGAGCAACTGGAACGCGTGGAGCGCTTCAACGGCCGCGCTGCCATGCTCGGCATTGTGATCGGCATCCTCACCGAAGCCCTCACCGGTCAGGGCATCGTGCACCAGATCGGCCTTGGCCCCCTCGTGGATGGCTATGCCGCCTGCACCACCCGCTTCCTCCCCTTCTGCTTCTGA